Proteins from one Setaria italica strain Yugu1 chromosome V, Setaria_italica_v2.0, whole genome shotgun sequence genomic window:
- the LOC101760433 gene encoding sucrose-phosphate synthase, which translates to MAGNEWINGYLEAILDSRTAAGGSGGGGGGGGGVGVGGGGGDPKSLAAGASPTGATSPRGPHMNFNPTHYFVEEVVKGVDESDLHRTWIKVVATRNARERSTRLENMCWRIWHLARKKKQLELEGFQRMIARRKEQEQGRREATEDLAEDLSEGEKGDTLGELAPVETAKKKFQRNFSDLTVWSDDNREKKLYIVLISVHGLVRGENMELGRDSDTGGQVKYVVELARALSMMPGVYRVDLFTRQVSSPDVDWSYAEPTEMLTTGSVDGEGLGESGGAYIVRIPCGPKDKYLKKEALWPYLQEFVDGALQHILNMSKALGDQVGNGGRPVLPYVIHGHYADAGDVAALLSGALNVPMVLTGHSLGRNKLEQLLKQGRMSKEEIDSTYKIMRRIEGEELALDASELVITSTRQEIDEQWGLYDGFDVKLEKVLRARARRGVSCHGRFMPRMVVIPPGMDFSNVVVPEDIDGDGDSKDDIVSLEGASPKSMPPIWAEVMRFLTNPHKPMILALSRPDPKKNITTLVKAFGECRPLRELANLTLIMGNRDDIDNMSAGNASVLTTVLKLIDKYDLYGSVAFPKHHNQADVPEIYRLAAKMKGVFINPALVEPFGLTLIEAAAHGLPIVATKNGGPVDITTALNNGLLVDPHDQNDIADALLKLVADKNLWQECRRNGLRNIHLYSWPEHCRTYLTRIAGCRLRNPRWLKDTPADAGADEEELLEDSMDAQDLSLRLSIDGEKSSLCINEPPSSDPQDQVQRIMSKINKSSALPPSMSSVDSAKNAAEATGSIVNKYPLLRRRRRLFVIAVDCYQDDGRASKKMLQVIQEVFRAVRSDSQMSKISGFALSTAMPLSEALQLLQLGKIPATDFDALICGSGSEVYYPGTAHCIDAEGKLRPDQDYLMHISHRWSHDGAKQTIAKLMVAQDGSSDVIERDVASSNPHCVSFLIKDPKKVKTIDEMRERLRMRGLRCHIMYCRNSTRLQVVPLLASRSQALRYLFVRWGLFMGNMYLITGEHGDTDAEEMLSGLHKTVILRGVTEKGSEALLRSSGSYQRTDVVPSESPLVCYTDLKADEIILALKQVSKTTSST; encoded by the exons ATGGCGGGGAATGAGTGGATCAATGGGTACCTGGAGGCGATCCTGGACAGCCGCACCGCGgcgggaggcagcggcggaggaggaggagggggagggggagtgggagtgggaggcggcggcggggacccgaagtcgctggcggcgggggcgtcgcCGACGGGGGCCACCAGCCCCCGCGGCCCGCACATGAACTTCAACCCCACGCACTACTTCGTGGAGGAGGTGGTCAAGGGCGTCGACGAGAGCGACCTCCACCGGACATGGATCAAGGTCGTCGCCACCCGCAACGCGCGCGAGCGCAGCACCAGGCTCGAGAACATGTGCTGGCGGATCTGGCACCTCGCGCGAAAGAAGAAGCAG CTGGAACTTGAGGGCTTCCAGAGAATGATAGCAAGGAggaaggagcaggagcaggggcGCCGTGAGGCAACGGAGGACCTGGCCGAGGATCTGTCAGAAGGCGAGAAGGGGGACACCCTCGGCGAGCTGGCGCCAGTGGAAACGGCCAAGAAGAAGTTCCAGAGGAACTTCTCTGACCTCACTGTCTGGTCTGATGACAATAGGGAGAAGAAGCTTTATATTGTTCTCATCAG TGTGCATGGTCTTGTCCGTGGTGAAAACATGGAACTAGGTCGGGATTCAGATACAGGTGGCCAG GTGAAATATGTTGTGGAACTCGCTAGAGCGCTGTCAATGATGCCTGGCGTTTATAGGGTAGACCTCTTCACTCGTCAAGTGTCCTCTCCTGACGTGGACTGGAGTTATGCAGAGCCAACTGAGATGTTAACCACTGGTTCCGTTGATGGAGAGGGGTTGGGTGAGAGTGGCGGAGCGTACATTGTGCGTATACCGTGCGGGCCAAAGGACAAGTATCTCAAGAAGGAAGCACTGTGGCCTTACCTCCAAGAGTTTGTCGACGGAGCTCTTCAACATATCCTGAACATGTCCAAGGCTCTGGGAGACCAGGTTGGCAATGGTGGGAGGCCAGTCCTGCCATATGTGATCCATGGCCACTATGCTGACGCTGGAGATGTTGCTGCACTTCTTTCCGGGGCACTGAATGTACCAATGGTGCTCACTGGTCACTCCCTTGGGAGGAACAAGCTGGAGCAACTGCTGAAGCAAGGGCGCATGTCCAAAGAGGAGATTGATTCAACCTACAAGATCATGAGGCGTATTGAGGGTGAGGAGCTGGCCTTGGATGCGTCAGAGCTTGTCATCACGAGTACAAGGCAGGAGATTGATGAGCAATGGGGATTATACGATGGATTCGATGTCAAGCTTGAGAAAGTGTTGAGGGCTCGGGCGAGGCGCGGAGTTAGCTGCCATGGCCGTTTCATGCCTAGGATGGTG GTGATCCCTCCTGGAATGGATTTCAGCAACGTCGTGGTTCCAGAAGACATTGATGGAGATGGTGACAGCAAAGATGATATCGTTAGTTTGGAGGGCGCTTCACCGAAGTCAATGCCCCCAATTTGGGCTGAG GTGATGCGGTTCCTAACAAATCCTCACAAGCCAATGATCCTGGCACTGTCAAGGCCTGACCCAAAGAAGAACATCACCACTCTCGTCAAAGCCTTTGGAGAGTGCCGCCCACTCAGGGAACTTGCAAACCTT ACTCTGATCATGGGGAACAGAGATGACATCGACAATATGTCTGCTGGCAACGCAAGTGTCCTCACCACAGTTCTGAAGCTGATCGACAAGTATGATCTGTACGGAAGTGTGGCGTTTCCCAAGCATCACAACCAGGCTGATGTTCCAGAGATCTACCGCCTTGCGGCCAAAATGAAG GGCGTCTTCATCAACCCTGCTCTCGTCGAGCCATTTGGTCTTACCTTGATCGAG GCTGCAGCACACGGACTCCCCATAGTTGCCACCAAGAACGGCGGTCCGGTCGACATTACAACT GCACTGAACAATGGGCTGCTAGTTGACCCGCACGACCAGAATGACATTGCTGACGCGCTATTGAAGCTTGTAGCAGACAAGAACCTGTGGCAGGAATGCCGGAGGAACGGGCTGCGCAACATACACCTCTACTCGTGGCCGGAGCACTGCCGCACGTACCTCACAAGGATTGCCGGGTGCCGGTTAAGGAACCCGAGGTGGCTGAAGGACACACCAGCAGACGCCGGTGCGGATGAGGAGGAGCTCCTGGAGGACTCCATGGACGCCCAGGACCTGTCGCTCCGTCTGTCCATCGACGGAGAGAAGAGCTCCCTGTGCATTAACGAGCCACCTTCATCGGACCCGCAGGATCAGGTGCAGAGGATCATGAGCAAGATCAACAAGTCGTCAGCGCTTCCACCATCCATGTCCTCAGTCGACAGTGCCAAGAATGCAGCTGAGGCCACCGGCAGCATCGTGAACAAGTACCCGCTtctgcgccgtcgccggcgcctgTTCGTCATCGCCGTGGACTGCTACCAAGACGATGGCCGCGCTAGCAAGAAGATGCTGCAGGTGATCCAGGAGGTCTTCAGAGCGGTCCGGTCGGACTCCCAGATGTCCAAGATCTCAGGGTTTGCTTTGTCGACTGCAATGCCGTTGTCCgaggcgctccagcttctgcaaCTCGGCAAGATCCCAGCGACCGACTTCGACGCGCTCATCTgtggcagcggcagcgaggTGTACTATCCTGGCACAGCCCACTGCATCGATGCTGAAGGAAAGCTGCGCCCAGATCAGGACTACCTGATGCACATCAGCCACCGGTGGTCCCATGACGGCGCAAAGCAGACCATAGCTAAGCTCATGGTTGCACAGGATGGTTCAAGTGACGTGATCGAGCGGGACGTGGCGTCCAGCAATCCGCACTGCGTCTCGTTCCTCATCAAAGATCCCAAAAAG GTGAAAACAATCGATGAGATGAGGGAGAGGCTGAGGATGCGTGGTCTCCGGTGCCACATCATGTACTGCAGGAACTCGACAAGACTTCAGGTCGTCCCTCTGCTAGCATCAAGATCACAGGCACTCAG GTATCTTTTCGTTCGTTGGGGTCTGTTCATGGGGAACATGTATCTGATCACTGGGGAACATGGCGACACCGATGCTGAAGAGATGCTATCTGGGTTACACAAGACGGTGATCCTCCGGGGTGTCACTGAGAAGGGCTCGGAAGCACTGCTGagaagctctggaagctaccaGAGGACAGACGTGGTTCCATCCGAGAGCCCCTTGGTTTGTTACACAGATCTGAAAGCTGACGAGATCATTCTGGCTCTAAAGCAGGTCTCTAAGACTACCAGCAGCACGTAA